Proteins encoded together in one Temnothorax longispinosus isolate EJ_2023e chromosome 5, Tlon_JGU_v1, whole genome shotgun sequence window:
- the LOC139813145 gene encoding tRNA N(3)-cytidine methyltransferase METTL6, which yields MSESVGNAMSNDSNVGHVAKRLTPEEIDRMRAQDSRLVSEFRANQLEKDAKKHWDLFYKRNDIRFFKDRHWTTREFDELLGLGGNENQNVLLEVGCGVGNFIFPLIEDGLKFRKIFACDLSTRAIELLKSHTLFHPETMRAFQTDVTLENCFAEIDCPVDVTTLIFALSAIHPDKFHKVAQNIYNVLGSGGILLFRDYGLYDMAQFRFKPGHKISENLYMRQDGTRSYYFSVEQIACLFESVGFETLDCGYIQRRTINLKENIDVPRIFVQAKFKKS from the exons ATGAGCGAATCTGTCGGAAATGCTATGTCGAACGACTCGAACGTGGGACACGTGGCGAAGCGTCTCACGCCGGAGGAAATCGATAGAATGCGGGCGCAGGATTCTCGCTTGGTGTCCGAATTTCGCGCGAATCAACTCGAGAAGGACGCGAAAAAGCATTGGGATTTATTCTACAAGCGAAACGATATCAGATTCTTCAAAGATAGACACTGGACCACGCGGGAATTCGATGAATTGCTGGGTTTGGGCGGCAACGAGAATCAAAATGTCCTCCTCGAGGTGGGCTGCGGGGTCGGCAATTTCATTTTTCCTTTGATAGAGGACGGATTGAAATTCCGGAAAATATTCGCGTGCGATTTATCCACGAGGGCGATAGAGCTACTTAAG AGTCACACGTTATTCCATCCGGAAACAATGCGAGCTTTTCAAACGGACGTTACGTTAGAGAATTGTTTCGCTGAAATTGATTGTCCGGTTGATGTTACGACTCTGATTTTTGCATTATCGGCTATTCATCCTGATAAATTTCACAA agTTGCCcaaaatatatacaacgtTCTTGGTAGTGGAGGAATCTTATTGTTTAGAGATTACGGATTGTACGATATGGCACAATTCCGTTTTAAACCTGGGCACAAGATTAGCGAGAATCTCTATATGCGGCAAGATGGAACCAg GAGTTATTATTTCTCTGTAGAACAAATAGCGTGCCTATTTGAATCTGTTGGTTTCGAAACATTGGACTGTGGCTACATACAGAGACGTACGATAAATTTAAAGGAAAACATTGATGTTCCGAGAATCTTTGTTCaggcaaaattcaaaaaatcttga
- the LOC139812833 gene encoding uncharacterized protein: MRLLLIIYVLILVFSLTQAKQKAEVQKSQVTKLEVVNLGEVEVESDFKQSDVQRKRESGYTYNRPNRISSNARFRIQTHPSRSQIAFKVPGQLSRPFTQYGPPIHSTSGSTTHGYHAQQQHRDKLQHDVSQQQSIGFGGTGLMEQEVPSPIKNVDFAEVNPIASQNDEPFGMNTANYLPPQNQKLPAYISTDNFDPQRIPGRGQIHDTNLQSQNFVQAQNQISDAALFLAENAQAIQQLYGAPASNQDFAPSNDQFQDVGNPIHNLNSQFESTSQNPEGFRGTLPSYASGTLDPRNTLEQIQSLEKDRLIVQLQQALVQAQTNPNVAGRYAQNQAGFIQNQELLASISQQVNSHIPTTPQSAAFSPGNTAFSQSTFLPETTVNPLRFPVNYGIPTTTQTPTTTTTAGILTTQSPLQPSKSDGIAQAVSSHPASNQPGSSTTGSPAGIPLYGGFVPSFITGTNFPSYGTSIFTSGSVRPVQSPETSPTHFGIPIPTEPPQKPVPGSAPSTPATTIPSLSPASSSNRPGFALTPVALPIHPIRPVAPFATPVRPIVAPLLPAYPAQVHPAQTAPAVSSSVQHTFSVQNALINPALYKPVKAVYPVYYYPVDIAYQLQKPTSPSYPWNYAPSYTTQTGPAKIWK, translated from the exons ATGCGGCTACTTCTG ATCATCTACGTTCTCATACTGGTGTTTTCGCTGACTCAAGCTAAGCAGAAAGCCGAAGTGCAAAAGTCACAAGTCACGAAGCTGGAAGTAGTGAATCTCGGCGAGGTCGAAGTTGAATCCGATTTCAAGCAATCCGACGTCCAGCGAAAACGAGAATCCGGATACACCTATAACAGGCCGAATCGTATCTCTTCAAATGCTCGATTTCGCATCCAAACGCATCCGTCCAGAAGTCAAATCGCATTCAAGGTCCCTGGCCAGTTAAGCAGACCATTTACGCAATATGGGCCGCCAATTCACTCAACGTCCGGTTCGACGACACACGGATATCATGCTCAGCAGCAACATCGAGACAAATTGCAGCACGACGTCAGTCAACAGCAATCGATCGGTTTCGGTGGAACAGGACTGATGGAACAGGAAGTACCAAGCCCGATCAAAAACGTTGATTTCGCGGAGGTGAATCCGATCGCTAGTCAGAATGACGAGCCGTTTGGCATGAACACCGCTAATTATTTACCGCCACAAAATCAGAAACTGCCGGCTTATATTTCAACGGACAATTTCGATCCGCAACGCATTCCAGGTCGGGGACAAATTCACGATACGAACTTACAGAGCCAGAACTTCGTGCAGGCTCAAAATCAAATTTCCGACGCCGCGCTTTTCCTGGCCGAGAACGCGCAGGCGATCCAGCAACTTTACGGCGCACCCGCGAGCAATCAGGACTTCGCGCCCAGCAACGATCAGTTTCAGGATGTCGGTAATCCGATTCATAATCTGAACAGTCAGTTCGAGAGTACTTCGCAGAACCCTGAGGGATTCCGCGGCACGTTACCGTCGTATGCGTCGGGAACGCTCGATCCTCGAAACACTCTAGAACAAATTCAGTCGCTAGAAAAAGATCGGCTGATTGTTCAATTGCAGCAGGCCCTTGTCCAGGCTCAGACTAACCCGAACGTAGCGGGAAGATATGCTCAGAACCAAGCAGGTTTCATTCAGAATCAGGAACTTCTCGCCTCTATAAGCCAGCAAGTGAACTCACATATTCCCACAACGCCGCAGTCTGCAGCTTTTAGTCCTGGAAACACCGCGTTCAGTCAGTCTACCTTCCTACCAGAAACTACGGTCAATCCCTTGAGGTTTCCCGTTAACTACGGTATTCCAACCACTACGCAAACTCCGACTACAACAACTACGGCCGGAATACTCACTACGCAATCCCCATTGCAACCATCCAAGAGCGATGGTATTGCCCAAGCAGTGTCATCGCACCCCGCTTCTAACCAGCCTGGTTCTTCCACGACCGGATCTCCCGCGGGAATCCCCCTTTACGGTGGATTTGTACCGTCTTTCATCACGGGAACCAACTTTCCCAGCTACGGCACCAGCATCTTTACATCTGGCTCCGTCAGACCTGTGCAATCCCCCGAAACATCGCCCACCCATTTCGGGATACCGATTCCTACGGAACCGCCTCAGAAACCGGTACCGGGATCGGCACCCTCGACCCCAGCGACGACAATACCTTCTCTCTCGCCCGCCTCGTCATCAAATCGACCGGGGTTCGCTCTGACACCGGTGGCCCTGCCAATTCATCCGATACGACCTGTTGCTCCTTTCGCGACACCGGTGCGTCCGATCGTCGCTCCCCTGCTACCAGCGTATCCCGCGCAAGTGCATCCGGCGCAAACCGCCCCGGCCGTATCATCCAGCGTGCAGCATACGTTCAGCGTGCAGAACGCATTGATTAATCCCGCTCTCTATAAACCGGTTAAAGCGGTCTATCCGGTGTACTACTATCCCGTGGACATCGCTTATCAGCTGCAGAAGCCTACGTCGCCGAGTTATCCGTGGAATTACGCGCCTTCGTACACGACGCAGACGGGACCGGCGAAAATATGGAAATGA
- the LOC139812834 gene encoding uncharacterized protein encodes MYKTFLLASNGTRDHNIIRPLAATKLRESYKSNRISSSMRFIVFLVAFACGVYCNENLPSRLLLQPKDKRGTNDHSVTFPSGSSSSYSAPVHASYEISGSSGGYGSLGHGGLLNSGGSIGHGYSLASSGGLSLGSGYQSPGLSHHGLSHQSVSLGGHSAQSTYSVPSIASLGSGGSSNGLFTPAKTGPVTFGVHGGGGASTSGSSSSSSAPVYASGGHGLSAYSNGGTSNLGLQIVLAPQHGLSSGSSPSYSLPVHSASSSPSHAVTGGLIIASGSHSGSPSYSFPTSGIHGASSTYALPISSGSHGISALASSAGSSSYPGSSGSYGSASTHPGFSSVSSGGSNYELPIASGSYSNSASSNAISHTNYLPSHSSSSSSSYSSPSVSYATPSVSHGGSSGSAYPGGGAYSVSSNYVGAGSSPIVIHTGSHGYTPMYYSSSSSHGTPADSHGAYASVSPRYLGYAPETKFYNVGSAKYDTISYSVPNGKH; translated from the exons ATGTATAAAACCTTTCTTCTTGCTAGCAATGGCACCAGAGACCATAATATCATTCGACCACTGGCTGCTACCAAGTTACGGGAAAGTTACAAGAGCAACCGCATTTCATCAAGCATGCGGTTTATT GTGTTTCTGGTGGCTTTCGCCTGCGGGGTCTACTGCAATGAAAATCTGCCGTCTCGACTTCTATTGCAGCCGAAGGACAAGCGCGGCACCAACGATCACTCGGTGACTTTCCCGTCGGGATCTTCCTCCTCTTATTCGGCTCCCGTTCACGCGAGTTACGAGATTAGTGGATCGTCTGGTGGCTATGGATCTCTGGGGCACGGTGGCCTCCTCAACTCGGGCGGTTCCATCGGCCACGGATATTCCTTAGCGTCGTCCGGTGGTCTCAGTCTCGGGTCCGGATACCAATCGCCCGGATTGAGCCATCATGGCCTGAGTCACCAGAGTGTCTCTTTGGGCGGACACTCGGCTCAGAGTACCTACTCCGTGCCCAGCATAGCGAGTTTAGGAAGCGGCGGAAGTAGCAACGGACTCTTCACTCCAGCGAAAACCGGTCCCGTTACCTTCGGAGTCCACGGTGGCGGTGGCGCAAGCACATCCGGCTCCAGCTCGTCGAGCAGCGCGCCGGTCTACGCTTCCGGCGGTCACGGACTCTCGGCTTACAGCAACGGAGGGACATCTAACCTTGGTCTTCAAATCGTTCTGGCACCGCAGCATGGTCTTTCCTCAGGCTCTTCGCCCAGTTACAGTCTTCCTGTTCACTCCGCATCCTCGAGTCCTTCGCACGCTGTAACAGGCGGTTTGATTATCGCCAGTGGTTCACACAGTGGTTCCCCCAGTTACAGTTTCCCAACGTCGGGCATTCACGGAGCATCATCCACGTACGCTCTTCCAATTAGTTCCGGATCTCATGGAATCTCCGCGCTGGCGTCTAGTGCTGGATCATCCAGTTATCCCGGTTCTTCAGGATCTTATGGCTCCGCCAGCACTCATCCCGGATTCTCGAGCGTATCATCCGGCGGTTCCAACTACGAGCTACCGATTGCCTCGGGATCTTACTCGAACTCGGCATCGTCCAACGCTATCTCACACACGAATTACTTGCCGTCCCATTCGTCTAGCAGCAGCTCCAGCTACTCCAGCCCCAGCGTCTCCTACGCGACACCGAGTGTCAGCCACGGAGGCTCTTCCGGTTCCGCTTATCCCGGCGGCGGTGCTTACTCCGTTAGTTCGAACTACGTGGGGGCCGGTTCCAGCCCTATTGTAATTCACACCGGAAGCCATGGTTACACGCCCATGTATTATAGCTCATCTAGCTCCCACGGGACACCCGCGGACTCGCACGGAGCTTACGCCAGCGTAAGTCCGAGATATCTCGGATACGCTCCAGAAACGAAATTTTACAATGTAGGTAGCGCGAAGTATGACACGATCTCGTACTCGGTTCCAAATGGAAAACATTAA
- the LOC139812839 gene encoding uncharacterized protein: protein MERLILLCLLSPAIFARPQNPNDEPFLPIHPIYPYSLKLFKRGTEGEANSQLTSELYAPKVDAKDTYSSSYSSNYQRASSYPDNNPYLTNSTPAYVYPSYHNSGEAYVYANVPYPAYNSYPASYAVNPTSYPVPSYPNYYYQPPYYYPHYFTHALFLPPPPPPPPPPSSSGIDYRETSQVPVAEGDKQDADKKGERANVDGTSQNAPQFVDGGNYIAGNSRDLDVQSSTYKLASPYNQLAGVQVKNLNLPISLPRTTYGVINVGGQSVSPDYPLPTAYVRAQQVEQMTSQALADLLAQNARQQSGHSYENSRDTLNYANDGSYENQGAYNPNAPSYMILSDARSKTGGVTYVIDSVGIAKVNGEQTKQQGALSQKAPSKNAKYSNAYAQKPASRNHSQAASYISPESNNHRARVSSNQSAGQSVKYGNYDASQSYGGTYSQSGNKQEQNYGTYQSQPGSYQSEGFAVAPQTPRLHSYQYSAYESDQVQQPQQDETNTNSGTFGTKQFKG from the exons ATGGAACGACTG ATACTGCTCTGCTTGCTGTCACCAGCAATTTTCGCTCGGCCACAGAATCCTAATGACGAGCCATTTCTACCGATACATCCGATCTACCCTTACAGCCTTAAACTATTCAAGCGAGGCACCGAGGGAGAAGCAAACTCTCAATTAACATCGGAACTGTACGCGCCGAAAGTCGACGCCAAGGACACCTACAGCTCCAGCTACAGCAGCAATTACCAAAGGGCTTCTTCTTATCCCGATAATAATCCGTATCTCACAAACAGCACACCCGCATACGTCTATCCCTCGTACCACAACAGCGGCGAGGCCTATGTCTACGCTAACGTGCCGTATCCCGCCTATAATTCATATCCCGCTTCGTACGCGGTGAATCCGACGTCGTATCCAGTGCCGTCGTATCCAAACTATTACTACCAGCCGCCCTATTACTACCCTCATTATTTCACTCACGCCCTGTTCctgccaccgccgccgccgccgccgccgccgccgtcgtcgtcagGGATCGACTATCGCGAGACATCGCAAGTTCCCGTTGCGGAGGGCGATAAGCAGGACGCGGATAAAAAGGGCGAGAGAGCGAACGTGGACGGGACGAGCCAAAACGCGCCTCAGTTCGTGGACGGCGGAAACTACATAGCCGGAAACTCGCGGGACCTCGACGTGCAATCCAGCACATACAAATTGGCCAGTCCGTACAATCAACTCGCGGGAGTTCAAGTGAAAAATCTGAATCTGCCGATTTCCTTGCCGAGGACGACGTATGGAGTCATCAACGTAGGGGGGCAGTCTGTAAGTCCGGATTATCCGCTGCCCACTGCGTACGTCAGGGCTCAGCAGGTTGAGCAGATGACTAGCCAGGCGTTGGCCGATCTACTGGCGCAGAACGCGCGACAGCAATCCGGTCATTCCTATGAGAATAGCAGGGACACTCTGAACTATGCCAACGATGGATCGTACGAGAACCAGGGTGCTTACAATCCAAACGCGCCGTCGTACATGATTCTTTCAGACGCGAGGAGCAAAACCGGCGGTGTCACCTACGTGATCGATTCCGTCGGAATCGCCAAAGTCAATGGGGAACAAACGAAGCAGCAGGGCGCGTTGTCTCAGAAAGCCCCGAGTAAGAATGCAAAGTACTCGAACGCTTACGCTCAAAAGCCGGCGTCGCGGAATCATTCTCAAGCAGCGTCGTACATATCGCCCGAAAGTAACAATCATCGCGCTCGCGTGAGCAGCAATCAATCGGCAGGTCAATCTGTCAAATACGGCAATTATGACGCGTCGCAGAGTTACGGCGGCACTTACAGTCAGTCCGGCAACAAGCAGGAACAGAATTACGGGACGTATCAGAGTCAGCCGGGCTCTTATCAGAGTGAAGGTTTTGCTGTCGCTCCTCAGACACCTCGATTGCACAGTTATCAGTACTCCGCTTACGAGTCGGATCAGGTGCAGCAGCCGCAGCAAGATGAGACCAATACTAACAGCGGCACTTTTGgaacaaaacaatttaaaggATAA